The Candidatus Polarisedimenticolia bacterium genome contains a region encoding:
- a CDS encoding class IV adenylate cyclase encodes MDHWETEIKVHVTRPTHLKKRLRALGATLVQRRHFEENEILDFKDGRIRKARSLVRLRRAEGAGYLAFKGPKTVRNGFKSRREIEISLANPDALREILRAVGLETTYRYEKYRTVFRMGRTLITLDETPIGVYAEVEGSPTAIRRMATRLGFEPKQFITATYFDLHKRYLRENRLATRHMRFNIARSSRP; translated from the coding sequence TTGGATCATTGGGAAACCGAGATCAAGGTTCACGTGACCCGGCCGACACACCTTAAAAAGCGTCTCCGTGCCCTCGGAGCAACCCTCGTCCAGCGGCGCCATTTCGAGGAAAACGAAATACTCGATTTCAAGGACGGCCGGATCCGGAAAGCACGCTCCCTGGTTCGCCTGCGCAGGGCGGAAGGAGCGGGCTACCTGGCCTTCAAAGGTCCCAAGACCGTTCGAAACGGCTTCAAATCACGCCGCGAGATAGAAATCAGCCTCGCCAATCCGGACGCCCTCCGAGAGATCCTCAGGGCCGTGGGCCTCGAGACGACTTATCGTTATGAGAAATATCGAACCGTCTTCAGGATGGGCCGCACCCTGATCACGCTCGATGAGACCCCTATAGGTGTCTACGCAGAAGTTGAAGGGTCTCCTACAGCCATTCGACGCATGGCTACCCGCCTCGGCTTCGAGCCAAAACAATTTATAACCGCAACTTACTTCGACCTCCACAAGAGATACCTTCGCGAAAATCGACTTGCAACGAGACATATGCGATTCAATATTGCCAGAAGTAGCAGACCATAG
- the ftsZ gene encoding cell division protein FtsZ has translation MDETEDKKPTLAFAEAKDVGANIKVVGVGGGGGNAVNRMIANGLQGVEFIAANTDCQALRSARASLRLQIGSKLTKGLGAGANPDVGRNAALEDSEKILELLSGADMVFITAGLGGGTGTGATPIIANLAQELGALVVAVVTKPFAFEGKKRREQAELGLRELQDCVDTVIAIPNEKLLATVDKKMALSAAFQYADDILRQAVQGISDLITIPGEINLDFADVKTIMSGMGMALMGTGIARGENRAMEASQKAISSPLLEDAAIDGAKGILINITGGPDMTLHEVSEASTLVQKTADPEANIIFGTVIDPNMADEMKVTVIATGFKDTAAMPVSRGREAFPARDRDRGGFEHRISDTPAFLRKQQREQAASFVPAEETVAQPAYASLQDELDIPTFLRKQMD, from the coding sequence ATGGACGAGACCGAGGACAAGAAGCCCACGCTGGCCTTTGCGGAGGCCAAGGACGTGGGGGCCAACATCAAGGTCGTGGGCGTCGGCGGGGGCGGCGGCAACGCCGTCAACCGGATGATCGCCAACGGACTGCAGGGGGTGGAGTTCATCGCCGCCAACACCGACTGCCAGGCGCTGCGCAGCGCCCGGGCGTCGCTGCGGCTGCAGATCGGCTCCAAGCTGACCAAGGGGCTGGGCGCCGGCGCCAACCCCGACGTGGGGCGCAACGCCGCCCTGGAAGACTCCGAGAAGATCCTGGAGCTGCTCAGCGGCGCCGACATGGTTTTCATCACGGCGGGCCTCGGCGGCGGCACCGGAACCGGCGCGACCCCGATCATCGCGAACCTCGCCCAGGAGCTGGGAGCCCTCGTGGTGGCGGTGGTGACCAAGCCGTTCGCGTTCGAAGGGAAGAAGCGCCGCGAGCAGGCCGAGCTGGGGCTGCGCGAGCTGCAGGACTGCGTCGACACCGTGATCGCCATTCCCAACGAGAAGCTGCTGGCGACGGTCGACAAGAAGATGGCCCTCTCGGCCGCCTTCCAGTACGCCGACGACATCCTGCGCCAGGCGGTGCAGGGGATCTCCGACCTGATCACCATCCCCGGCGAGATCAACCTCGACTTCGCCGATGTGAAGACGATCATGTCGGGCATGGGGATGGCGCTGATGGGCACCGGCATCGCGCGCGGCGAGAACCGCGCCATGGAAGCCTCCCAGAAGGCAATCTCCTCGCCGCTGCTGGAGGACGCCGCCATCGACGGTGCCAAGGGGATCCTGATCAACATCACCGGCGGCCCCGATATGACGCTGCACGAGGTCTCCGAGGCCTCGACGCTGGTGCAGAAGACGGCCGACCCGGAGGCCAACATCATCTTCGGGACGGTCATCGACCCCAACATGGCCGACGAGATGAAGGTGACGGTCATCGCCACCGGCTTCAAGGACACGGCGGCGATGCCGGTCAGCCGCGGGCGCGAAGCGTTCCCGGCGCGCGATCGCGACCGCGGAGGGTTCGAGCACCGCATCTCCGACACGCCGGCCTTCCTGCGCAAGCAGCAGCGTGAGCAGGCGGCCTCCTTCGTTCCGGCCGAGGAGACGGTGGCCCAGCCCGCCTACGCCTCGCTGCAGGATGAGCTCGACATCCCGACCTTCCTGCGCAAGCAGATGGATTAG
- a CDS encoding phosphotransferase — translation MAQPAVEKILREHFPPGTTIEALKGDASTRRFFRLRPPAGPARILMLYPEAIVWDGSPLAESYRHLEMIGVPVAKIELALPEEGAILMEDLGDLTLQKALEDDPSLDRRALYHDAINFIVLLQERGTRELPPDSPAARTALDGEKFLWELEHFYRHFVLGYRQARPAPAEEAAFRSFFGWLAASLDGVTRVLCHRDYQSRNLMLTPAGLRVIDYQDARMGPASYDLASLLRDSSLDLEEDFREEGIRYFLSRRPDLAPEEFRAELERQALQRNIKDLGTFGYQVSHAGNRGFADYIPRTLRMVRQAMLRDARCHSLFPLFETYVLNAPGV, via the coding sequence ATGGCGCAGCCGGCGGTCGAGAAGATTCTGCGGGAGCACTTCCCTCCCGGCACGACGATCGAAGCCCTCAAAGGAGATGCTTCCACCCGCCGCTTCTTCCGGCTTCGCCCCCCCGCGGGTCCCGCCAGGATTCTGATGCTCTATCCCGAGGCGATTGTCTGGGATGGATCGCCTTTGGCGGAGAGCTACCGGCACCTTGAGATGATCGGGGTGCCGGTGGCGAAGATCGAGCTGGCCCTGCCCGAGGAAGGGGCGATCCTGATGGAGGATCTCGGAGACCTGACGCTGCAGAAAGCTCTGGAGGACGATCCCTCGCTCGATCGGCGAGCTCTCTATCACGACGCGATCAATTTCATCGTTCTCCTGCAGGAACGCGGCACCCGCGAGCTGCCGCCCGATTCGCCCGCCGCCCGCACTGCCCTCGACGGAGAGAAATTCCTCTGGGAGCTGGAGCACTTCTATCGTCACTTCGTTCTGGGGTACCGGCAGGCTCGACCCGCCCCCGCCGAGGAAGCCGCATTTCGCAGCTTCTTCGGCTGGCTCGCCGCCTCCCTCGACGGCGTGACCCGCGTCTTGTGCCATCGCGATTACCAGTCGCGCAATCTGATGCTCACCCCCGCCGGATTGCGCGTGATCGACTACCAGGACGCGCGCATGGGGCCGGCCAGCTACGACCTCGCTTCCCTGCTGCGCGACTCGTCGCTGGATCTCGAGGAGGATTTCCGGGAGGAGGGGATCCGCTACTTCCTGTCGCGCCGCCCGGACCTGGCGCCCGAGGAGTTTCGTGCCGAGCTGGAGCGCCAGGCGCTGCAGCGCAACATCAAAGACCTGGGGACCTTCGGGTACCAGGTGAGCCACGCGGGCAACCGGGGATTCGCGGATTACATCCCGCGAACGCTGCGCATGGTGCGGCAGGCGATGCTGCGCGACGCCCGCTGCCACAGCCTGTTTCCGCTGTTCGAGACGTATGTGCTCAACGCCCCGGGCGTATGA
- a CDS encoding diguanylate cyclase: MSANVSRALAARAGHRQQGVERTLQNLYRILVVDDEPENVRRLSDLLRRDSFVVSTAADGREALELARRETPDLILLDRALPTLSGDAVARELKQDSHLGMIPIIMLTNGNGIPGPAELLEQEADDLISDPTNFQEVRSRIRTMLKKRDVYLQLEQANQELKAANSRLQQLLVHDEKTALLNYRAFHQRLQEEFRRARRYRQYLSLMMLDLDQYKAVNDRHGHVSGDEVLREFGAILARSTRDTDLVARYGGDEFVVLLPATAGPPAFKLAERIRLAMESKIFVFGDEMVSVTSSQGIATFPVNPGIAGHEDLIREADRALYRAKEAGRNRSVLDPRSIRGRDE; the protein is encoded by the coding sequence ATGAGCGCCAACGTCTCGCGGGCGCTCGCCGCGAGGGCAGGCCATCGTCAACAAGGGGTGGAGCGGACCCTGCAAAACCTCTACCGAATCCTCGTGGTGGACGACGAGCCGGAGAACGTGCGCCGCCTCAGCGACCTTCTGCGGCGCGACAGCTTCGTGGTCAGCACCGCGGCCGACGGCCGCGAGGCGCTCGAGCTGGCCCGCCGAGAGACCCCCGACCTCATCCTCCTGGACCGCGCCCTGCCGACGCTCTCGGGCGACGCCGTGGCGCGCGAGCTGAAGCAGGACAGCCACCTGGGGATGATTCCGATCATCATGCTGACGAACGGCAACGGGATTCCCGGCCCCGCCGAGCTGCTGGAGCAGGAAGCCGATGATCTCATCTCGGATCCGACCAACTTCCAGGAAGTGCGCTCCCGCATCCGCACCATGCTCAAGAAGCGGGACGTCTACCTGCAGCTGGAGCAGGCCAACCAGGAGCTGAAGGCGGCGAACTCCCGCCTGCAGCAGCTGCTGGTGCACGACGAGAAGACGGCGCTGCTGAACTACCGGGCCTTCCACCAGCGGCTGCAGGAGGAGTTCCGCCGCGCCCGGCGCTACCGGCAGTACCTGTCGCTGATGATGCTGGACCTGGACCAGTACAAGGCGGTGAACGATCGCCACGGCCACGTGAGCGGCGACGAGGTGCTGCGCGAGTTCGGGGCCATCCTGGCGCGCAGCACGCGCGACACCGACCTGGTGGCGCGCTACGGCGGCGACGAGTTCGTCGTGCTCCTGCCGGCCACGGCGGGACCGCCGGCCTTCAAGCTGGCGGAGCGCATCCGCCTGGCGATGGAGTCGAAGATCTTCGTCTTTGGGGACGAGATGGTGAGCGTCACCTCGAGCCAGGGAATCGCCACCTTCCCGGTGAACCCGGGGATTGCCGGCCACGAGGACCTGATCCGCGAGGCCGACCGGGCGCTCTACCGCGCCAAGGAGGCCGGGAGGAACCGCTCCGTGCTCGATCCGCGATCGATCCGGGGACGGGACGAATGA
- the nth gene encoding endonuclease III — protein MKRRKRPVPAAERARGIVAELQHLYPEAECALRHGSPLQLLIATILSAQCTDARVNMVTPELFRRWKDAAAFARADLRQLESAIRSTGFFRMKARNIKACCQAILERHGGKVPNSLEELVKLPGVGRKTANVVLGNAFGIPGITVDTHVGRLARRLELTRHEDPVKVEFDLMALLPQDRWSVASLQLILHGRKICHARAPRCEDCGLRRLCPYPERAFRPLPPKPESRRRSAGAI, from the coding sequence ATGAAGCGGAGAAAAAGGCCTGTCCCCGCCGCCGAGCGCGCGCGCGGCATCGTCGCCGAGTTACAGCACCTCTACCCGGAGGCGGAGTGCGCCCTGCGCCACGGGAGTCCTCTCCAGCTTCTCATCGCCACCATTCTTTCCGCGCAGTGCACCGACGCGCGCGTCAACATGGTCACTCCCGAGCTGTTCCGGCGCTGGAAAGACGCCGCGGCCTTCGCACGCGCCGATTTGAGGCAGCTCGAATCGGCCATACGCTCCACCGGCTTCTTCCGCATGAAAGCCAGGAACATCAAGGCCTGCTGCCAGGCAATCCTGGAGCGGCACGGTGGGAAGGTCCCGAACAGCCTGGAGGAGCTGGTGAAGCTTCCCGGAGTGGGCAGGAAGACGGCCAATGTCGTCCTGGGCAATGCTTTCGGCATTCCGGGAATCACCGTGGACACGCACGTCGGCAGGCTGGCCCGCCGCCTCGAGCTGACTCGCCACGAAGACCCCGTCAAGGTCGAATTCGACCTGATGGCGCTGCTACCGCAGGATCGCTGGTCGGTCGCCTCCCTGCAGCTGATCCTGCACGGCAGGAAGATTTGCCATGCGCGCGCGCCGCGCTGTGAAGACTGCGGGCTTCGGCGGCTGTGTCCCTATCCCGAACGGGCCTTTCGTCCGCTCCCTCCGAAGCCCGAATCACGCCGCCGGAGCGCCGGCGCGATTTGA
- a CDS encoding NDP-sugar synthase → MKAMVLAAGFGERMKPLTWNRAKPVLPLMNRPSILHLLEHLARCDVSEVGINLHYRPETIRQLTPSIQALGLRVSFLEEREILGTGGGLKNFEPILRNGTLVMVNSDFVTDCPIPIALDQHRRSGALATLILAPYREGTEYGAVEMDPSGRIVRIAGRPGPESGQPRYHFTGIHLIEPAVFDEIPPRVKSEINREVYPKLIERGELIAGYLHEGFWRELGTPQRYLDGSLDLLDRGDLPCLQKLRIREGVYSATPIKSLSGRIEPGLLAGERVVMEAGSGTSQVILGDRVQLGRGSRLRRVVAWDDAEIGADAVLDECILAEKARVPKGVRLSRRIVMDRSAYQGETKGLESLEGLLVASF, encoded by the coding sequence ATGAAAGCTATGGTGCTTGCCGCCGGCTTCGGGGAGAGGATGAAGCCCCTCACCTGGAATCGCGCCAAACCGGTTCTCCCCCTCATGAACCGACCCTCCATCCTCCACCTGCTCGAGCACCTTGCCCGTTGTGACGTATCGGAAGTCGGAATCAACCTTCACTATCGGCCCGAAACGATTCGACAGCTGACTCCGAGCATCCAGGCCCTCGGGTTGCGGGTGAGCTTCCTGGAAGAGCGGGAGATCCTGGGCACGGGGGGAGGGCTGAAGAATTTCGAGCCGATCTTGCGAAATGGAACGCTGGTCATGGTGAACTCCGACTTCGTCACCGACTGCCCGATACCCATCGCGCTGGACCAGCATCGCCGCAGCGGAGCCCTGGCAACCCTGATCCTTGCCCCCTACCGCGAGGGAACCGAGTATGGCGCCGTCGAGATGGATCCCTCGGGCCGAATCGTCCGGATTGCTGGGCGGCCGGGCCCTGAATCGGGGCAGCCTCGCTACCACTTCACCGGAATTCACCTGATCGAGCCGGCGGTTTTCGACGAGATTCCGCCGCGCGTGAAAAGCGAGATCAATCGCGAGGTCTATCCGAAGCTGATCGAGCGTGGGGAGCTGATCGCGGGATACCTCCATGAAGGATTCTGGCGCGAGCTGGGCACCCCGCAGCGTTACCTCGATGGCTCGCTCGATCTCCTCGATCGCGGCGATCTTCCATGTCTTCAAAAGCTTCGCATTCGTGAAGGGGTGTACAGTGCCACCCCTATCAAGTCACTTTCGGGTCGGATCGAGCCCGGACTGCTGGCAGGCGAGCGAGTGGTCATGGAGGCAGGAAGCGGCACCTCCCAGGTCATCCTCGGCGACAGGGTCCAGCTGGGCCGGGGTTCCAGGCTGCGCCGGGTCGTCGCCTGGGACGATGCCGAGATCGGCGCCGACGCGGTGCTCGACGAGTGCATCCTCGCCGAAAAGGCGCGCGTCCCGAAGGGGGTCCGGCTCTCCCGGAGAATTGTGATGGACCGCTCCGCCTATCAGGGAGAGACCAAGGGACTCGAAAGCCTGGAAGGTCTCCTGGTCGCCTCGTTTTGA